TCCCCTAAAGAATAGCTGGCATAAACACACCATCACCAATCTGCTGGCCTCAAAGCTGGAATTGCTGCGGGATGCAGCCCCCAGACTCTGTCCACAATGATCTCCTTCCCACGGTAATTATCCCAGCTTCTGTTAGCAACACTGCATAATTATTGGTTTTCAAAGGTGCCAAAAAATGGTCTGGTTCTCTGAAGATACCAAAGCAGTGCGGGCTCTGCAACAGCACCTGCAATGGTAAAAAAGAGGGATGTGGGACTCACAATTTAGCCTGCTCTCTCCATTCGCCAGATCGTAGCAGGATCCAATTAGGAGGCCTCCCGTCTGGTGAATACAATCTGTTACTCCGGTGATActgctgtgattggtcagtCTGGTCATCGTTCCTGTGATAATTGGACAGATGTTAGGTGGAAGGATTATGCAGATTTCACTAAATCTGCCTTGCTTTTTGGATCtttctctctgacacacacacagcttaccGGTCCTCCAGTGCAGGATCTTGAGCCAGGCTCGACCATAAGCCAGGAACACTCTGTCTCCCCGCGGGCTGAGGGTTAGACGCCCGCACGCCCCCCCTCCGCAGCCTGTCACCTGGCTGTTCCAGTGGTGCAGCAGCCTCAGGGGGTCTCTATCCGAACCCCGGTTCTCCCACACAGACAACCCTCCCTCAGCCGAGCCGCTGAACACCAGCGGACCCTGAGACTGCGGAGGGCACAAGAGACACAGTTGTCATGGTGATTTAAGTCTTtaccctatgtgtgtgtgtctgtgtacacGTGTCTTAGAGTGAGTGTATGCATGTTAGTGCAAATGCAAGAGAAGTGTGTGAACAGTTTTAAAATGTCTCTTCGCTTCTGCTGCTGGTTATAAATGGATTTTGCGTTTTGCATGATAAACAACAAAGAGGATGACAATGATGTGCTACGCTTTAATGCTTCAGGCATATTATGATGATTgcaaattgaaaaaaaatgtgcatatCCAGCTCTGGGTTTCAATATTCATAAAAAAGCCTTTTTTCGCTCAAAATATATACAGTATGCTCTAAAATTGGACGAGCTCCACAGCTTACATCTTAACAAATATCTTTGATTTCCATTTGAAAGCAATAAACAAGGAAAGCTTGCGTGAGGATGATGTGAAGAAATATAGCCATTTGATTTCCGGGGAAGAGGCTTTTTCACAAATTACTAATCAAGAGCTTGAAAAACTACGTTAGACAGCCACAgaagggaaacaaaaaaactcttcAAGTTAAAAATaggctgaaaatgaaaacagcttGAGCATCCTCCGTGTGAAGAGAGCGTGATGGTCAGCAGGTGAGTGACCCACCCACCTGGATGGAGGTGACGGCTTCCTGGTGAGCATTGACTGACTGGCAGTTTTGGAAAGTGTCCCAGCTCCAGGCTTGAACTTTCCCCCCGTCTGCGGGGTGACAGAGTGTGAGGTTAATACGCGCTGACAGGCGACTGGCAGTCATTATTGTGGGTTACGGTTGACCCACCTGAGCCTGGCTGCCTAAACTGTGTGCCTCCATCTCTGTGATTCAGCTCGATAACTCTGAGCTGCTCTCCCTAACTCACTGGCAGATGATGCCACATTGTCAGACTCTGCATGCATATTAGTcccataaacaacaacaacaacaacaaatatgggcacatacaTGCACAAAAATAGATATGTCACCAACACCTACTGTCCTCAGGAAAACACACCTGATCCAGTGATGATGTAGCCATCCTCCTCCGGCACAAAGCAGAGCGCGGTCACAGCGTTGAATGTGTAGATAGACTTAACACACTGCCCTGAAGGAAACAGTAAAAATCTAATTTAACTGACAGGGCGCAGGCCATCAGTCACACAGGCAAACATTGATTACGATGCACATTTCCCACACACAACCCTCAGGCTCCATctacctatatatatatatatatatatatatatatatatatatatatatatatatatatatatatatatatatatatatatatatgtgtgtgtgtgtgtgtgtgtgtgtgtgtgtgtgtgtgtgtgtgtgtttgtgtggttaaGCCTACCAATACTCAGGGCCCAGATCTTCACATAGCAGTCCACTGAGCCACTCAAGATAAACCTCTCTTTGTCGGACAAAGACAGGGACCAGGCTGGCGAGGGGGTACGCGCAGACAAACAAAGAGGAGAATGGGGACAGAGGAGGGGAGAcggaaagagaaaagagattACGCTGGCAAAAAGCTGTAAATAAGTGATgatgcacaaaataaaaaagaggaGACCGCAagacaaagactgaaaatgactaAAAAGGAACCATGTAATTAGTAAGAGAGACTATGGTTCGACTGAGCTGCGTCATCAGTGCACTTCTACACTTGGTATTTTAAGTTGAGGAAGCAGGTGGGGAGGGGATGTAGGAGGAGAGCTGGAGATGTGTTGGACTGCAAATGATGGAAGGCTGCCTGCTTCAGACAGACAGTGAACTCTCTAAAGTGTCCACTGTGGTTACATCTCTCTGGGCTGATCTGATGAACTGCTCCTATAATTACCAAACCGCAGGACAGAGGCATTACTCAGCTCTGCTCGGCCCACATgttaggatgtgtgtgtgtgtgtgtttcctcacCCAGCCTCTTGCAATACGCAGGGGGAGGTGCTGCCAGACAGGTGACCCCGCCGGTGTGACCTCCTAAGTTCTTGTGCTCTGTTGCAGTGGGAACGTGCCACACCTTCACTGTCGTATCTCGACTTAAGAGTAAGAATGACGGACGggaagagaaagggagggcCCAGGAGGatggaaagagagaggggggagaaaacaagcaaagttAAAAGGCGTTCCACATAAACCGCAAGAGATTTGCGCCGAGTGATCAGGCGgaggaagaaaaccaaatatATGTCAGACAGCGAGGGAGAGAGCAAGAGCCTATTAAGTGATAAATTAGGTGAAATGTTCACTTTGCATATCCATTATGCAAATCGAGTCTTCTTTTCCTGCTTTACCTCCCAGAAACCACCAGGTTGTCAACAGCAACCACGCAGGTGACTATGTCACTGTGACCCTGCAACAGCCTCAAGCGAAACTTCGCCTTCTCCCACGACGCTTTGAGGGATGTAAATTCAGCTTCTGTAAAAGAAATGATTTGTGCAATTAGCAGTGTTGACTCATCAGCACCCTGGCTCGTTAATCTACACACTTCTTCAATATGGATTAGTCTGCCACTGCAAAGCGTGGGGCTAAATTAGCTCCAAGGATGCAAAACGTGGGCCCTGTCTTCAGGGGAGCATATGCAGCCAGTTGGTTTTAAAACTGGCAGCCTCGTGAGCTTGTTAGGACTCCTTCGGGGCAAAGAAGAATAATCTGATTTTAGATGTTAATCACAAATTAGGGCACCGCTTTGTGCTTTTAACTGCCGGTGACAAATCGTAAAGGCAATCTCTTCAGCCACTTTTCTTAATTATCCCACCTTCCTGCCGTAGTAGCCGCTCCTCGTCAGAGCCCGCGCAGTCGCCTGACACGTCCTGACAGTTATCTGACACCTTGGCCGCCGCTGTCCTTTCCTGCTCTCTGCCCATCTCCGCCTTCCTCTGCCTGGCAGCCGGGGCTGGCGCTGCTTGAGCTCTGGACTCCTCTTCTCCCTTAAGGATCTTGGAGGCTGGAGGCGTCTGTGATGGAAGGGCCTCAGGGACATCCTCCCTGTGCCAGTGCAGAAAGCAGGTGCTGAATATATAATCAAGATGCAAACTGCACACAGTCACAGCTTGGTGACAGTGAGGATACCTGTGGAGGATCTCCAAGTGTCatacaaactaaaataatactCCTTTAAGAGCTCCTAGTCTGCCTGCCAGGAGCAAATCAGCGTATTTCattcagttttatgttaatgtccACACATGCGGATTTCACTCCTTAGGGGCTCTGATAAGGACAACGTGATCCCTGAATGATGTTTACACATGACGAGCAGTAGAAAGTTCCAAATTTCCTAAAGCATGACAGTATTTGACCTGCAATATGTTTGGATAGACATACAAAACAGATCAAAGGCTTCAAAGTGAATGTTGTTGCTTTTGAAGAATTATGTTTCTCTTCATCTGCCCCCCCACCCGTGGCTGGTACCTCTCCCTCACTTCCTTACACTTGTCTTTTCATCTTCTCCTTTTTTCCGTCTCCCACAATCCCAAGAGTTTGCTGCGGGCCAGAAAGCTGCAGCTGAAGCTCAGCCAATCTGGAACGAAGCTCCGCCTTCCTGGAGATCTGAGAAGGGAAGAGGCACGAGATTGGTTGTAAACCAAGCTGCTAAATCCACAAGTTGTTTATATGCACAACCAACATACCCGGCCTGTCTCGATTTATTAGACTGCAGCCCGCAACATTCACCATACTCCTGTCAGATTGTGAGCTTTGAAATATGCATGAATGAGTGAATCAAGCGTGTCAGTTTTAGATTAGGTGGCTGGTCCCTCGGTTAAAGGAGCACTCCCCCAGTTTTTATTTCTCAATTTACTTGTCAGTGTTTTAATCtgcctgtgaaaatcagtgtttatatCTTTTGTGGCTCTCGGTGGAGCTTCGATGCCACCGAAATCATCGTGGTTTTTACCAGCAGGAGGTTGCGGaatacagatttttaaaacattgGTTCAGGCATTTGGAAATCTCCAAGGCGCAGTGCATCTAACACACTTTTGCATTGTGGGAAATGTattcttaaaacagaacaataaagTGTTGCTGTATAATCGTAATATTTGATCATCAGCTGTGGAAGTGCCACTTTAATCTAGCTGGCCACACTTTAGACTAGTTAAGACTGCCGTCTACTTttctaattaaaaatgtaaccaGCAAATATATCTTTCAGATcaattatttaaagaaaagacaCAATGTTTCACTCTAAAACAGGGGTATCAAACATGCAGCCTCTGTAGGCCACAACTGGACCACCTATTGTGGCCtgcacatatatataaatacctAGAATTGACAGGAGGGCAGGCTAGAGGTAGCAGAGCTgaagattttcattgggagtgaccaAAGTGGATAAGATTAGGAATGAGTACATCAGAAAGACAGCTCAAATGAGTATCGAGGCAGAGAGGGTTTGGAATTGTGCAGGGGAGGGATAGTGGagatactggacaaaggatgctgaatGTGGAGTTGtgtgtagtgaaggaggacatgcagagggctgATGTGAGAGAAGAGGATACTAAGGGTAGGTGGGAGGAAGATGATCTACTGTGGCAAATCCTAAAGGGAACAACCAAAACAAGAAGAAGTAGAAGACTGTATTTTGTTGGATAAAAATTGTTTTGTAAGTGGTTAATGATTCAGACCTCTAAGATCATGACATGATCCAGTCTTCTCATTTTCACAGGCTTCTTATAAACAAAGACATTCCCTGTGGCGTGTTACGGTGAAGTATGTTTTGGAATGAAGATCCATGATCACAATGTTACAAGTTTCTTTGTAATAACAGAATGTGGAAAAACTGCACTTATTTTTCTAAAACATCTCAGGTTGCACTTCATCTGTTTTGTGAATGAGAGGCTTGTTAAACGCATTCAGAAAGTCGATCTTCACATTGtataagaaaaaagaagaatttaaaaGTCTGCTTTTATTACATGATTACTATGAAGTGTTTTCACCGGTAGGGCCCACCTGAGATCAAACTAGGCTCCTAGTGGCCTGTGAACttaaatgagtttgacaccgcTGCTCTAAAATGTAGCGAAGTAGAGAAATAAATGGTAATGCTCAAGGAAAGCACATCAAAATTAAGTTTCTTCTCCCACACGGCAAAGTAACACTTCATTTTTCACCTTTATTGGATTATAGTGATCTGCTCTTTATGAAAGAATCCCACTACGTTGGATACTCTAAACCATTGTGCCTACCTTTTATTACTAGCTGTGAAAACTGCACATAACACTGTTCTCTAAAGTGATAAGAAGCCAGCTGTATATGTCCAAAGACTAAAGCAGGCTTTTATAAATGAATCTCTCCTTGGCCTGGTTCCTTCCTCTAATTGGTTTAAATACACATGTGTTTAAACCACGAATGTTTGCTTGCAGAGTCGAAATAAAGTCAGACGCACCTGCTCCTCTTCCTGGTTTCTCCTATGGAACAAGCTGAGATGTTTGAACTGGTTAGTATGGGAATTTttaagctattttttttaaaagactgtGGAAGTAGCACGTGTATTTAGTCCTAAATTTGCAGTATAATTGATTTGAAATTGTACCTGTTCTGATCTTTTCCTGCACATAAAGTTGATATCATCTTCCCTTATTTGTCGGTGTGACGTTTCTATTTTAtacctgtattttttttaatctaaactTTTATCACATTAAGTAAAGGAGACAATAAAGCcactttcagctgcttccttattcacaaggggtcgcCACGGCAGGTGGCtttgcagatgttttttttatgctgGCTGCTTTTGCTGACGTAACCCCCAGGGGATTGGTTTCTCCTCCTGGGATCAAACTGAGGATCTTTCACTTGTTAGGCGagtgtgtaaaccactacactgtgAAGCAAAGGCTGCAAAACGAAAAACTCTGAATATAACTGCATTTTAACAACACTACAGTGAAAATGTTGctacttttttatgtttttcaacATCTTGTGGGTCGCCCAAGTCTGCAGAAGTCCACCGTCAGGTTGCTTCATCACATTGCAATAGAGAGACGATCCATTATAAATAAGTAAGAACTGATTTAATTTGCACAATATATTTGTTACTGTCACTGTTTCACATTACCTTTATGTTTTGGTTAGTTTTTTATGACATAAAGTGTAAATGCTCCCGACTGACCTCCTCATAATCAGCTGATTTTTTAGACTTTATCATTTGAGTTTGCTCAATGATACCATCAAATATGTCAGTGGTTGATCCTGTTGCATTTCGTTGCCTCATTCCCTGTTAATCTAGTGCCATTTTTCTTTTGGCATAAGATGGCGTGTCCCTTTCACTCACTTTATTAAACTTTAGAGGAAAGCAAGGTCATTATACTAACAgtgaaactaaaaaaagaactaaacagaTACAAGCTAAATCACTCTTTGaaacaaaattgaattaaaaacaaaaaagtcggCAAACTCTGGCGGGAAGTATCCAGTTGCTGTGATACTTGTCGTGTCCTAATCTGCTGGCTCACTTCAGATCATCCTCTGATCGTCTGTGATTCAGGTCCTACTTCATTTTCAGAATAGATATATTCAGGATCCTCTTTGTGATATCTTTCCAAACTGTTTCAGAGGGTTTTACTGCATATACACAATTCTGGCAACAAAATATTATAACCAGTATTTTACATAAGTGGGGctcatttatttcagtttaacaTCCATTTTCGTTTCTTAAATGGACAGATATGCATAAAATTCTGTTATGTAAGGTAACAAAGACTTTTTACCCTAACTACAGCTGGAAATATGCATAGTTACACCATAAAGGCCAGGTTTAAGCCAAGAAATTATACAGAATCTGATTATACAGAACATGTCAGTACCAATGTTGTTTCTTCATTTCACAGCCAAACGCTGCATTCGTAAGTGCTGAAATGTGACTGTATTAGAAAATGCCTTTGGCACAGAGGGAATCACAGCGAGATGATGGAGATGAACCTAGTATATAAACGCAGGTAAATATTACAGCTTTCACATGCTTTGACTGGCCATCTATCCCACATGTTGATATGACCCTTGAAGGTTTACCCAGCATGCAGTGTTTGATGTTTTCTCCAGTGAATGATGAGATAACAAATCAAACATGAAAGATGCCATTGCTTGTTTGTGTTACTCCATGTCACAGAGATTAAACTGGTGCAATGCAATTGAAACTATGATGTACAAAGTTTGGCTTTGACACCTGGAGTTTTATATATGTTATAATATATATAGCTTTAGATAGAGAtagtttatatataaaaaaaagagaaaaagctcCAAATTTCAGCCCACCTGAGTCCCTGCAACTCATAAAATGCTTATATAGTAAAAAGGTAAAAACTTTTCATGGCTTCATCAGACTGAGGGAACCAGCTAAACTGTAGGTTTAAAGCTCCCTCCAGATCCTTTACATGTGCCGTCATCTGAGAATATATAATTAAAAGAAGAACGATCCTATTTCAGATGATGTGCAGGCTATTTTCCACAACTATGACTACAGGTGTGTCTTGAAATTGAAATTTTGGCTTGCATTGTTTATGCACAAAATGTTTGGGAAAAACGCTGCCAAATGCTTTTCAGCAGTAAATGTGTGTCACGCCATGCATGCGTGCATTTACAGTCCTGCTGCCAGAACCAAGTACATGGAAATCACTGCTGTGGGGCTCGGCCACTCTCTTATTGCATTCACATTCTGGTCTTTAATACGCAGAGGCTTTTCTGAAGTTTCTAATTATTATATTTTCCAGATGCAGTCGGCTCAACCTGTGATCTTCTGGCGTTCCTGGGGCGAAAACTGTCAAATTATTCATTGCACGGTTATTATTAATGCATGTTAATCATGGCTTTACGTTGCCAACACTGTTAGTTTTAAGAAGCCTTAATTCACACCTTTTTGCAGCTGACTTGTAATGCGTGGCAAACCTCTAATGCTTACACTGACTGTTTGGTCTATTGAATAGACAGCTTTGTTGTAGTGACTGTCAGCAAGTCGATATCTATCTGATGTTCTTAATTTAGGctaaatgtgtgtctgtgctgctcTTGCAGGTATTACCTCGTGCTTCACCTGAGGGAAATTTATTCAGGATTTACACACAGGCTAGACGGAGATGTAATGAAGAGGGAAAGGCGAATGAAGTGTTTCTGTACCTTGAATCTTTCCT
This sequence is a window from Oreochromis aureus strain Israel breed Guangdong linkage group 11, ZZ_aureus, whole genome shotgun sequence. Protein-coding genes within it:
- the si:ch211-154o6.3 gene encoding lissencephaly-1 homolog A gives rise to the protein MGEVRKLQKKLRQIENLEIKINLTPEERFKISRKAELRSRLAELQLQLSGPQQTLGIVGDGKKEKMKRQVEDVPEALPSQTPPASKILKGEEESRAQAAPAPAARQRKAEMGREQERTAAAKVSDNCQDVSGDCAGSDEERLLRQEEAEFTSLKASWEKAKFRLRLLQGHSDIVTCVVAVDNLVVSGSRDTTVKVWHVPTATEHKNLGGHTGGVTCLAAPPPAYCKRLAWSLSLSDKERFILSGSVDCYVKIWALSIGQCVKSIYTFNAVTALCFVPEEDGYIITGSDGGKVQAWSWDTFQNCQSVNAHQEAVTSIQSQGPLVFSGSAEGGLSVWENRGSDRDPLRLLHHWNSQVTGCGGGACGRLTLSPRGDRVFLAYGRAWLKILHWRTGTMTRLTNHSSITGVTDCIHQTGGLLIGSCYDLANGESRLNLFSLPQCRYLASLTWPDAPRIICFAAWTTGSGDHRWVTGGQDLIVWEQLPSSGRQRGDVTARIDSLMDSCLLESEGDTEDDEETDDYEDNDEGGDEGKDSRSAAAEEDAGSGSWLRCALQ